The Desulfobacteraceae bacterium genome has a segment encoding these proteins:
- the lptA gene encoding lipopolysaccharide transport periplasmic protein LptA produces MKTTRHNRPADPKGSKRLLHRRIRLWLIFGAAILLASVSAGADDKKSTSEAKPDEQKILITARQLVTNTATRLAEFKGEVRVRQGETVIDADSLKIHYTGGHQDKTSPSPEGESIEKIVAEGNVKIQMDNRIAFADHAVYTTADSILVLTGKNSRLTSGSNSITGSKITFYRADGRVTVEGSQDSRVEAVLFPGDKGLDIGLPEGR; encoded by the coding sequence GTGAAAACGACCCGTCATAACAGACCTGCGGACCCCAAAGGTTCCAAGCGCCTTTTACACCGCCGCATCCGGCTCTGGCTGATCTTTGGCGCCGCCATCTTGCTGGCTTCAGTTTCGGCAGGCGCCGACGATAAAAAGAGTACCTCTGAAGCGAAGCCCGATGAGCAGAAAATCCTCATCACGGCGCGCCAGCTGGTGACCAACACCGCCACCCGCCTGGCGGAATTCAAGGGTGAGGTCCGCGTTCGGCAGGGAGAGACCGTCATCGATGCCGACAGCTTGAAAATCCATTACACCGGCGGGCACCAGGACAAAACAAGTCCCAGCCCGGAAGGCGAATCCATCGAAAAGATAGTTGCCGAAGGCAACGTCAAGATCCAGATGGACAACCGAATTGCATTTGCCGACCATGCGGTCTATACTACCGCAGACAGCATTCTGGTGCTGACGGGCAAAAACTCGCGCCTCACCAGCGGCAGCAATTCGATCACCGGAAGCAAAATCACCTTCTACAGGGCCGACGGACGCGTCACCGTCGAAGGCAGCCAAGACAGCCGTGTCGAGGCGGTGCTTTTCCCGGGTGACAAGGGACTGGACATCGGTTTGCCCGAGGGCCGATAG
- the rpoN gene encoding RNA polymerase factor sigma-54, with protein MAIELRQQLKLTQQLIMTPQLQMAIKLLQLSRLELMDVIRQEMEENPALEEIQEVPGADNTMESNEAPVEEPQPEKEVTIEEKLHEEIDWSNFIDEYNSVGRVNYESEDREAPKFEAFIAQKESLSSHLLWQLLMTSPSEEEQNIGSQIIGNLNRDGYLDISVEEIAANCGCPTEKVAEVLDVMQSFNPVGVCSRDLRECLTIQARQLGLDNTLVVEIIQNHLNHLENKNFKAIAKALKKSLDEVYAAVKVIQALEPRPGRQYSDEMPQYITPDIYVYKLENEFVILLNDDGMPKLRVNSYYKRAITEGEKISAQAKDYIQEKMRSATWLIRSIHQRQKTIYKVMESILKFQSEFFEKGIAYLKPMVLRDVAQDIAMHESTISRVTTNKYAYTPQGIFELKYFFNSSINRVHGEAIASASVQDKIRQIIESENPKKPYSDSKIAEILKQTNIDIARRTVAKYREMLGLLSSNKRKQF; from the coding sequence ATGGCCATCGAACTCAGACAGCAACTCAAACTCACCCAACAGCTGATCATGACCCCCCAGCTGCAGATGGCGATCAAGCTGCTGCAGTTGTCGCGGCTGGAGCTGATGGACGTGATCCGCCAGGAAATGGAGGAAAACCCGGCACTGGAGGAAATTCAGGAGGTTCCCGGGGCCGACAACACGATGGAGTCCAACGAGGCCCCGGTGGAGGAGCCCCAGCCGGAAAAAGAGGTCACCATCGAGGAAAAGCTCCACGAAGAGATCGACTGGAGCAATTTCATCGATGAGTACAACTCCGTCGGGCGGGTCAACTACGAGTCCGAAGACCGCGAGGCGCCCAAATTCGAAGCTTTCATCGCCCAGAAGGAGTCCCTGAGCTCGCATCTCCTGTGGCAGCTGCTGATGACCTCGCCCAGCGAGGAGGAGCAGAATATCGGCAGCCAGATCATCGGCAATCTCAACCGGGACGGGTACCTGGACATCAGCGTGGAGGAGATCGCCGCCAACTGCGGCTGCCCGACGGAAAAGGTGGCGGAAGTCCTGGATGTCATGCAGAGTTTCAATCCGGTCGGGGTCTGCTCCCGCGACCTGAGGGAATGCCTGACGATCCAGGCGCGGCAACTGGGGCTCGACAACACCCTGGTGGTGGAGATCATCCAAAACCACCTCAACCACCTGGAGAACAAAAACTTCAAAGCCATCGCCAAAGCGCTCAAAAAGAGCCTGGACGAGGTGTATGCCGCGGTCAAGGTCATTCAGGCCCTGGAGCCCCGCCCGGGGCGTCAGTACAGCGACGAGATGCCACAGTACATCACGCCGGACATCTACGTCTACAAGCTGGAAAATGAATTCGTGATCCTGCTCAACGACGATGGCATGCCGAAGCTGCGGGTCAATTCCTACTACAAGAGGGCCATCACCGAGGGGGAAAAGATTTCCGCCCAGGCCAAGGACTACATCCAAGAAAAAATGCGTTCCGCCACCTGGTTGATCCGCAGTATTCACCAGCGGCAGAAAACCATATACAAGGTGATGGAGAGCATCCTCAAATTTCAGAGCGAGTTCTTCGAAAAGGGCATTGCCTATCTCAAGCCCATGGTGCTGCGGGATGTCGCCCAGGATATCGCCATGCATGAATCCACCATCAGCCGGGTGACGACCAACAAGTATGCCTATACCCCCCAGGGTATTTTTGAATTGAAATATTTCTTCAATAGTTCTATTAACCGGGTCCACGGCGAGGCCATCGCCTCGGCCAGTGTTCAGGATAAAATCCGGCAGATCATCGAAAGCGAAAACCCCAAAAAACCTTACAGCGACAGCAAGATCGCTGAGATTTTAAAACAAACCAACATCGACATCGCACGCCGAACGGTTGCCAAGTACCGGGAAATGCTGGGTCTGCTCTCTTCCAACAAACGCAAACAATTCTGA
- the tpiA gene encoding triose-phosphate isomerase — MQERKPLIAGNWKMFKTQGEAVETAKQLVALAGDVTECDMMIAPPFTALSGVHAIIGASAIGLGAQNFFWEPEGPYTGEISAAMLVSAGCRYAIIGHSERRQLFGETDSTVNKKLAAAFENGLIPVFCIGESEKERDAGQTFSVLDKQLKMGLKTLSLKTPSSLVIAYEPIWAIGTGKTATKDQAQQVHHFLRSLLADNWGISLANSTRILYGGSVKSSNIKELMGMPDIDGALVGGASLDAAEFNAIIHFFD; from the coding sequence ATGCAAGAGCGCAAACCCCTGATTGCGGGTAACTGGAAAATGTTCAAAACCCAGGGGGAGGCGGTCGAGACCGCCAAACAGCTGGTGGCCCTGGCCGGGGATGTAACCGAATGCGACATGATGATCGCCCCCCCCTTTACGGCACTCTCAGGGGTGCACGCCATCATCGGCGCCAGCGCCATCGGTCTCGGCGCCCAGAACTTTTTCTGGGAACCCGAAGGCCCCTACACGGGTGAGATTTCCGCCGCCATGCTGGTATCCGCAGGCTGCCGCTACGCCATCATCGGCCATTCGGAGCGTCGCCAGCTTTTTGGCGAAACGGATTCAACGGTCAACAAAAAACTGGCCGCCGCCTTTGAAAACGGGCTGATACCTGTCTTTTGCATCGGGGAATCCGAAAAGGAGCGGGACGCCGGCCAAACCTTTTCGGTCCTTGACAAACAGCTCAAAATGGGTTTAAAGACTCTTTCCCTAAAGACACCCTCTTCCCTGGTGATTGCCTATGAGCCGATCTGGGCGATCGGCACCGGGAAAACCGCCACCAAAGATCAGGCGCAGCAAGTCCACCACTTTCTCAGATCCCTCCTTGCTGACAACTGGGGAATTTCACTTGCAAATTCAACCCGGATCCTGTATGGAGGGAGCGTAAAATCCTCCAACATCAAAGAGTTGATGGGCATGCCGGACATCGACGGCGCTCTGGTTGGGGGTGCAAGTCTGGATGCCGCTGAATTTAACGCCATCATCCATTTTTTCGATTGA
- the raiA gene encoding ribosome-associated translation inhibitor RaiA, with protein sequence MQTSVTFKNLDPSEHLKTYVTDKLNRFDKLLDNPAEASVVLSVEKFRHIAEINIVGDRLSINGREETNDMYPAIDMVLDKLEKQIKRGKQKIRDRRTGAKNRGRDVGFPEVAASGGDRTREILVENIEYKPMDVDEAVMQMDLIEDNFLVFTDARTDRVNVLYRRKNGDYGLIQPRS encoded by the coding sequence ATGCAGACATCGGTTACCTTCAAGAATCTCGACCCTTCTGAGCATTTGAAAACATATGTTACCGATAAACTGAACCGCTTCGACAAACTCCTCGACAATCCTGCGGAGGCGAGCGTGGTGCTGTCTGTTGAAAAGTTTCGTCACATCGCAGAGATCAACATCGTCGGGGATCGTCTGAGCATCAACGGCCGGGAGGAAACCAACGACATGTACCCGGCCATTGACATGGTTCTGGACAAGCTTGAAAAGCAGATCAAAAGAGGCAAACAAAAAATCCGCGACCGGCGCACGGGAGCCAAAAACCGGGGGCGGGATGTGGGCTTCCCGGAGGTCGCCGCAAGCGGGGGGGATCGCACCCGCGAAATCCTGGTGGAAAACATCGAGTACAAGCCGATGGATGTCGACGAAGCCGTCATGCAGATGGACCTGATCGAGGATAATTTTCTGGTATTCACCGATGCCCGGACCGACAGGGTCAATGTCCTGTACCGGCGCAAAAACGGGGACTACGGTCTGATTCAACCCAGGAGCTGA
- a CDS encoding response regulator — MGRPNKLLIIDDNEEVLISLYNYFNEKNYQVDSAANGLDALKLIEAEQGRYDLIITDLIMPSISGVAVISIVKKKYPEIPVIAITGYGEHPEALATEAHADLVLEKPFELPELDRIITEMLSPKPR; from the coding sequence ATGGGCAGGCCAAATAAACTTCTTATCATCGACGACAACGAAGAAGTCCTGATATCCCTTTACAACTATTTCAATGAAAAAAACTACCAAGTCGACTCCGCCGCCAATGGCCTGGATGCGCTGAAACTGATCGAGGCCGAACAAGGTCGATACGACTTGATCATCACCGATCTGATCATGCCCAGTATCAGCGGCGTTGCGGTCATCAGCATCGTCAAGAAGAAGTATCCTGAAATCCCGGTTATCGCGATTACCGGATACGGGGAGCACCCCGAGGCGCTCGCCACCGAAGCCCATGCAGACCTTGTTTTGGAGAAGCCCTTCGAGCTACCGGAACTTGACCGGATCATCACGGAGATGCTTTCCCCCAAACCCCGTTAG
- the rapZ gene encoding RNase adapter RapZ, with protein MENFDFIIITGLSGSGKSSALAALEDIGFYCVDNMPIALLPGFFELCLEQNAGGKGLAFVMDLREKGFLSGYRKVLAGLRSKGFDCRILFLEATAETLVRRYSQTRRIHPLAGAGQLGDGIAAERKLLRTLRADADAVIDTTGFNVHQLKACMQGWAAKAGYAKTMRISVLSFGFKFGTPLDADLIMDVRFLKNPFFVPELRDLDGETEEVRQFVYAQGDTAEFLVKYFNLLDFLIPRYFKEGKAYLTIAVGCTGGRHRSVIVARALWEHIKEMGHPATLTHRDIQNQGVL; from the coding sequence TTGGAAAATTTCGACTTCATCATCATCACCGGGCTTTCGGGATCGGGAAAAAGCAGCGCGCTGGCGGCGCTGGAGGATATCGGCTTTTACTGCGTAGACAACATGCCGATTGCCCTGTTGCCAGGGTTTTTCGAGCTCTGTCTGGAACAAAACGCGGGTGGTAAAGGCTTGGCCTTTGTCATGGACCTGCGCGAAAAAGGCTTTCTGTCAGGCTACCGCAAGGTGCTGGCAGGTTTGCGCTCAAAGGGGTTTGACTGCCGGATTCTTTTTCTTGAAGCAACCGCGGAAACCCTGGTGCGACGCTACAGCCAAACCCGCAGAATCCACCCGCTTGCCGGCGCCGGCCAGCTCGGGGACGGGATCGCCGCCGAAAGAAAGCTGCTTCGGACGCTGCGCGCGGATGCGGACGCGGTCATCGACACCACCGGCTTCAACGTGCATCAACTCAAGGCCTGCATGCAGGGGTGGGCGGCGAAAGCCGGGTATGCGAAAACCATGCGGATCAGCGTCTTGTCCTTCGGGTTCAAATTTGGAACCCCCCTGGATGCCGACCTGATCATGGATGTCCGTTTTCTGAAAAACCCCTTTTTCGTGCCCGAGCTGCGTGATCTGGACGGGGAAACCGAAGAAGTCCGCCAATTTGTCTATGCCCAGGGCGACACGGCGGAGTTCCTGGTCAAATACTTCAATCTGCTTGACTTCCTCATTCCCAGGTACTTTAAGGAAGGCAAGGCCTACCTGACCATCGCCGTCGGGTGTACCGGGGGCCGGCATCGCTCCGTGATAGTTGCCCGAGCCCTTTGGGAGCACATCAAGGAAATGGGTCACCCGGCCACTTTAACGCACCGCGACATCCAGAATCAGGGTGTGCTATGA
- the lptC gene encoding LPS export ABC transporter periplasmic protein LptC gives MKSKSPVKRLKLLLVGLMTAAAVALAGGFVLKRCVFEKPEVLLTALDDKAQLALQKIHQTATRGGITEWSLDADSARYLDESKELLLENLAVEFFMDDGTRMLLTADRGTLRTDTNDIAVRENVRVTKEDLALSTEALDYDHQKRILTSQTEVRITSGNSQITAKTFRYDLNPRQAVLDGDVRGVFSENDPS, from the coding sequence TTGAAATCTAAAAGCCCCGTGAAGCGGCTCAAGCTGCTGCTGGTGGGCCTGATGACCGCGGCCGCCGTGGCCCTGGCCGGGGGCTTTGTCCTCAAGCGCTGCGTCTTCGAAAAACCCGAGGTGCTGCTGACGGCCCTGGACGACAAGGCCCAGCTGGCACTGCAGAAGATCCATCAAACCGCCACCCGCGGCGGCATTACCGAGTGGTCCCTGGACGCCGACTCCGCCCGTTATCTGGACGAAAGCAAAGAGCTGCTGCTGGAGAACCTGGCGGTCGAATTTTTCATGGATGACGGCACCCGCATGCTGCTGACCGCCGACCGGGGCACCCTCCGGACCGACACCAACGACATCGCCGTCCGGGAAAACGTCCGCGTCACCAAAGAGGACCTGGCGCTTTCCACCGAGGCGCTGGATTACGACCACCAGAAGCGGATATTGACATCCCAGACCGAAGTCCGGATCACCAGCGGAAACTCGCAGATCACGGCGAAAACCTTCCGGTATGACCTGAACCCCCGTCAAGCCGTTCTGGACGGCGATGTGAGAGGAGTTTTCAGTGAAAACGACCCGTCATAA
- the lptB gene encoding LPS export ABC transporter ATP-binding protein gives MTVLSLRNLIKTYRGRQVVDDVSLDLESGAVVGLLGPNGAGKTTTFYMTVGMIRPDQGQVFLNDEDITEAPMYLRARKGIGYLPQEASVFRKLTVEQNVLAILEFVTASKTEQRERTERLLQELGIHHLAAQRASVLSGGERRRLEITRALATDPTFILLDEPFAGIDPLAINDIKGIIGHLKHRGIGVLISDHNVRETLEVCDEAYILNQGKVIESGPPEKIAASQTARRIYLGDGFRL, from the coding sequence ATGACCGTTTTATCCCTGCGCAATCTGATCAAAACCTACCGCGGCCGGCAGGTGGTCGACGACGTCTCCCTGGACCTGGAAAGCGGTGCGGTCGTCGGCCTCCTGGGCCCCAACGGCGCCGGCAAAACTACGACCTTCTACATGACCGTAGGCATGATCAGGCCCGACCAGGGCCAGGTTTTTCTAAACGACGAGGACATCACCGAGGCCCCCATGTACCTGCGGGCACGCAAGGGCATCGGCTATCTGCCGCAGGAGGCGTCCGTCTTCAGAAAGCTGACGGTGGAGCAGAACGTACTGGCGATCCTGGAGTTTGTCACCGCCTCCAAGACGGAACAGCGTGAGCGGACCGAGCGCCTGCTGCAGGAACTCGGCATCCACCATCTGGCCGCGCAGCGCGCCAGCGTGCTTTCCGGAGGAGAGCGGCGGCGGCTGGAGATCACCCGGGCGCTGGCCACCGATCCGACCTTCATTCTGCTGGACGAGCCGTTTGCGGGCATCGACCCGCTGGCCATCAACGACATCAAGGGGATCATCGGCCACTTGAAGCACCGCGGCATCGGGGTGTTGATCTCCGACCACAACGTCCGGGAAACGCTTGAAGTCTGCGACGAAGCATATATATTAAACCAGGGCAAGGTGATAGAGTCCGGCCCGCCGGAGAAGATCGCCGCAAGTCAAACAGCTCGCCGGATTTACCTGGGCGACGGATTCAGATTGTAG
- the secG gene encoding preprotein translocase subunit SecG — MSIFLIIVHTVVCIALILIVLLQTGKGADMGAAFGGGSSQTLFGSTGASTFLSKATTMAAIIFMITSLGLAYMSGSRPTSSIMMDSKPAAEQPVDQPPPIAETAPEPGPPETPSKPVE; from the coding sequence ATGTCGATATTTTTGATCATTGTGCACACGGTAGTTTGCATCGCGCTGATTCTGATTGTGCTTCTGCAAACCGGTAAGGGCGCCGACATGGGCGCTGCTTTTGGGGGCGGCTCCAGCCAGACGCTTTTTGGCAGCACAGGGGCCTCGACATTTTTGAGCAAAGCCACGACAATGGCAGCGATCATCTTCATGATCACCTCTTTGGGCTTGGCTTACATGTCGGGATCACGCCCGACGAGTTCGATCATGATGGACTCCAAACCAGCGGCTGAGCAGCCGGTAGATCAACCCCCGCCGATTGCTGAGACAGCCCCCGAGCCCGGGCCGCCGGAGACACCGTCGAAACCGGTCGAATAG
- a CDS encoding sigma-54 dependent transcriptional regulator yields the protein MLPPIIGVSQSIERVRELIHHVADTGLNIVITGESGVGKEVVAQNLCYLSPRKNKPFVKINCAALPEGLLESELFGYERGAFTGAEQRRRGKFELAHGGVLFLDEIGDMPLLLQGKLLHVLQSGEFSPLGSEKDLKTDTWIIAATNHELEQDIRKGAFREDLYYRLNIIKIFIPPLRERPEDVPPLIDYYIERYTAQFHNKPLLKPSSRIIERLTEYSWPGNVRELQNVLNRALVLGDWEEVVAELVKNSALLTGHKPGFVAEPATEKIKGIADLVEFNGESRPELASLALKKIKKKALENIERRVISYVLEQTAWNRTKASKILKISYKTLLYKISDLNIEPPGEAKSELN from the coding sequence ATGCTTCCTCCAATTATTGGTGTCAGCCAGAGCATCGAGAGAGTCCGTGAACTGATCCATCATGTCGCCGATACCGGCCTGAATATCGTCATCACCGGGGAAAGTGGCGTCGGCAAAGAAGTGGTCGCTCAGAATCTTTGCTACCTCTCTCCGCGCAAAAACAAACCCTTTGTAAAAATCAACTGCGCCGCTCTTCCCGAGGGTCTGTTGGAGAGTGAACTTTTCGGCTATGAGCGCGGCGCCTTCACCGGCGCCGAGCAGCGTCGCCGCGGAAAGTTCGAGCTGGCCCATGGTGGGGTTCTCTTTCTGGACGAAATCGGCGACATGCCCCTTTTACTGCAAGGGAAGCTGCTGCATGTGTTGCAAAGCGGCGAGTTCTCCCCCTTGGGCTCGGAAAAGGATCTGAAGACCGACACCTGGATTATCGCAGCCACAAACCATGAACTGGAGCAGGACATTCGCAAAGGCGCATTCAGGGAAGACCTCTACTATCGACTCAACATCATCAAAATCTTCATCCCGCCGCTGCGGGAGCGACCCGAGGATGTCCCCCCGCTGATCGATTACTATATCGAACGCTATACGGCCCAGTTTCACAACAAGCCCCTGCTCAAACCCAGCAGCCGCATCATCGAAAGGCTGACAGAATACTCATGGCCCGGAAACGTCCGGGAGCTCCAAAACGTCCTCAACCGGGCACTGGTGCTGGGCGATTGGGAGGAGGTGGTCGCTGAGCTGGTAAAAAACAGCGCCCTGCTGACGGGTCACAAACCCGGTTTTGTGGCCGAACCGGCCACCGAAAAAATCAAAGGTATTGCCGACCTTGTGGAGTTCAATGGCGAGAGCCGTCCCGAGCTGGCCTCTCTGGCATTGAAAAAGATCAAGAAAAAAGCGCTGGAAAATATCGAAAGGCGCGTCATTTCCTACGTTTTGGAACAAACCGCCTGGAATCGCACCAAAGCCTCCAAAATACTTAAAATCAGCTACAAGACCCTACTGTATAAAATTTCCGATCTCAATATCGAGCCACCGGGAGAGGCCAAAAGCGAATTGAACTGA
- the gap gene encoding type I glyceraldehyde-3-phosphate dehydrogenase, whose product MTIKLGINGFGRIGRLVYRAARKNPAIEVTAINDLSDAATMAHLLKYDSVHGTLDAAVSAESDSIQVDDQRVAYSAVKDPEKIPWKEAAVDIVAECTGLFRDRESAAKHLAAGARKVIISAPAKDPDATIVMGVNANHYDPRNHHVVSNASCTTNCLAPVAKVLLENFGIRNGLMTTIHSYTGDQRLLDFPHKDLRRARAAALSMIPTTTGAARAVALVLPELNGKLNGLAVRVPTPNVSIVDLVVSIEKQGVAVSDVNTALKEAAEGQLAGILGFNELPLVSSDFNGAALSSIVDAPTTYVIGDLVKVLAWYDNESGYSSRMVDLAVLIGQQL is encoded by the coding sequence ATGACGATCAAACTTGGCATTAACGGCTTCGGCAGAATCGGCCGTCTGGTCTATAGGGCAGCACGCAAGAACCCCGCGATCGAGGTGACGGCGATCAACGACCTCTCAGATGCGGCCACCATGGCGCACCTGCTGAAATACGATTCGGTCCACGGCACCCTTGACGCCGCTGTCAGCGCCGAATCGGACAGCATCCAAGTCGACGATCAGCGGGTGGCATATTCAGCGGTCAAAGACCCCGAAAAAATTCCCTGGAAAGAGGCCGCAGTGGACATTGTGGCGGAATGCACGGGGCTTTTCAGAGACCGCGAAAGCGCCGCCAAGCATCTTGCGGCGGGTGCCCGCAAGGTGATCATCTCGGCTCCTGCCAAGGACCCCGATGCCACCATCGTCATGGGCGTCAATGCCAACCATTACGACCCCCGCAACCATCACGTTGTTTCCAACGCATCGTGCACCACCAACTGCCTTGCCCCGGTGGCCAAAGTCCTGCTGGAAAATTTCGGCATCCGCAACGGGTTGATGACCACGATCCACAGCTACACCGGGGATCAGCGGCTGCTGGACTTCCCCCACAAGGACCTGCGCCGCGCCCGCGCCGCCGCCCTTTCCATGATACCCACCACGACGGGGGCGGCCCGCGCCGTGGCGCTGGTTTTACCGGAGTTAAACGGCAAGCTCAACGGCCTGGCCGTGCGGGTGCCGACGCCGAATGTTTCCATCGTCGACCTGGTTGTGAGCATCGAAAAGCAGGGCGTTGCCGTCTCCGATGTCAACACGGCCCTCAAGGAGGCTGCCGAAGGCCAGCTGGCCGGCATCCTCGGCTTCAACGAACTGCCGCTGGTATCATCGGATTTTAACGGCGCCGCGCTTTCTTCCATCGTCGATGCGCCGACAACCTACGTGATCGGCGATCTGGTCAAGGTTCTCGCCTGGTATGACAATGAAAGCGGCTATTCCAGCCGCATGGTGGATCTGGCGGTTTTGATCGGCCAGCAGCTTTGA
- a CDS encoding PTS sugar transporter subunit IIA — translation MRILDVLQRDSILVDLQARDKKGVLEELSLPVARLAEVNSEDLVRVLMDRERLGSTGIGGGIGIPHGKLRELKSLVLGFGLSRQGVDFESMDGRPTHIFFLLVTPENSTGLHLKLLARISKILKNDPIKERLLKAGNPDEVMSIIAEDDDEEF, via the coding sequence ATGCGAATTTTAGATGTGTTGCAGAGAGATTCGATTCTCGTCGATCTGCAGGCCCGCGACAAAAAAGGGGTGCTCGAAGAACTGAGTTTGCCGGTGGCGCGTCTTGCCGAGGTCAATTCAGAGGACCTGGTTCGGGTCCTGATGGACCGCGAACGACTGGGCAGCACCGGAATCGGTGGCGGGATCGGCATTCCCCACGGCAAACTCAGGGAGCTCAAGTCGCTGGTGCTGGGTTTCGGGCTGAGTCGCCAAGGGGTTGACTTCGAGTCCATGGACGGGCGCCCGACCCATATTTTTTTTCTCCTGGTGACCCCTGAAAACTCGACTGGCCTGCACCTGAAGCTGCTGGCCAGGATCTCCAAAATCTTAAAAAACGACCCCATCAAGGAGCGGCTTCTCAAAGCGGGCAATCCCGATGAGGTAATGTCCATCATCGCCGAGGATGACGACGAAGAGTTCTGA
- a CDS encoding PTS fructose transporter subunit IIA, whose protein sequence is MIGIVIVTHSQLGQALIEAAEFITGQKLDNTIAISIDINESADKLRKKIAEGIKSVDQHQGILILTDMFGGTPSNLSYSFLEEGKIEVISGVNLPILIRADSSRQKQALTQLAVNLEIYGRKSISLASSILKGNKRTG, encoded by the coding sequence ATGATCGGAATTGTCATCGTTACCCACAGCCAGCTCGGCCAGGCCCTCATCGAAGCGGCCGAATTCATTACGGGCCAAAAACTGGACAACACCATCGCGATTTCCATCGACATCAACGAGTCGGCGGACAAACTTCGCAAAAAAATTGCCGAGGGGATCAAATCCGTTGACCAGCACCAAGGGATTTTAATCCTCACCGACATGTTCGGCGGGACCCCTTCCAACCTGAGCTACTCTTTTTTGGAAGAAGGTAAAATCGAGGTCATCTCGGGAGTCAACCTGCCGATTTTGATCCGGGCCGACAGCTCCCGGCAAAAACAGGCGCTGACCCAGCTGGCGGTCAATCTGGAAATTTACGGCCGCAAGAGCATTTCACTGGCCAGCTCCATTTTGAAAGGCAACAAACGCACCGGCTGA